Part of the Rhizobium glycinendophyticum genome, CCACCTCAGCCAGCATGACTGGCTCGTCGGCAACGGTCCGACGATCGCTGACGTCGCCATCTACAGCTACGTCGCCCGTGCACCTGAAGGCAATGTCGATCTTGCGGCATATCCGGCCGTCAACCGGTTCCTCCGCAGGATCGAGGCGCTGCCCGGCTTCGTGCCCTTCGTCGAGACGCGCGCCGGTCTTTCGGCCGCGTAAAGGCTCGCTACGGGAGCACCTTACGGGCTCCCGGCCACCGGATGCATGGGAGACGGATATGGGCGAGACCCTCGAAAAACTTGAGACGTGGCATAAGGGCGAACTGCGCCTGCAGCAACATGTGGGTGCGGCGGAGCGGATGGCGTCGGTCGGTCAGCGGGTGGTGCGCGATTTCATGCCGGACCAGCATCGGGAGTTCTATGCGCAATTGCCGTTTATCGTGGTCGGCAGCGTCGATGACCGGGACGACGCCTGGGCAACGTTGCTGGAAGGGCGGCCGGGCTTCATGCATTCGCCCTCTTCGACCATCCTCGACATCGGGGCGACCCCGGCCCGGCAGGACCCCGCCGCAGAAGGCATCGCCACTGGCAAGGCCGTCGGGCTTCTCGGCATCGAGATGCATACCCGTCGGCGCAACCGCATGAACGGCATGGTCTCGCACACCGATGGCAAGGTTCGCCTCGAGGTCGACCAGAGTTTCGGCAATTGCCCCCGGTACATCCAGCTGCGCGATTTCCACTTTTCCGACACGCTAGAACAGGCGTCAGCGGTTCCGGCAGAGACCTTGACGGACCTTGATGCGGATGCACATGCCCTGATCGCCCGGGCCGACGCCTTCTTCGTTGCGACCTATGCCGATCGCGGGACCCGCCGACAGGTCGATGTCTCGCATCGCGGCGGCAAGGCGGGCTTCGTCCGCATCGGGCAGGACGGCGTTCTGACAATACCGGACTTCGACGGCAATCTGTTCTTTTCGACGCTCGGCAACATTCTGCTCAACGGCAAGGCGGGGCTCGTGTTCATCGACTTCGCCACGGGCGATCTTCTGCAGATGACGGGCGACGCAGAAGTGATCCTAGACTCGCCAGAGATTGCGGCCTTCCAGGGCGCCGAACGGCTATGGACCTTCACCCCGCGCCGCATCGTGCGGCGGCGCAACGCGCTTGCCCTGCGTTGGGCCTTTTCGGCGGATGGCTGGTCACCGAGTTCGCTGATGACCGGCGATTGGGATCAGGCGGCAGAACGCCTCAAAGCTGCATCGCGTTCGAACGACTGGCAAAACCTCACGATCACCCGGATCGTCGATGAAAGTGCGGCGATCCGCTCCTTTTACCTGAAGCCTGCCGATGGCACCGGCCTCGTGCCGCATCTGGCGGGCCAGCACCTGCCCATCCGCCTGCATCTTCCCGGGATGGAGAAGCCGATCCTCAGGACCTACACACTGTCGGCCGCCCCCTCCGATGGCCTCTACCGGATCAGTGTCCGGCGCGACGGACTGGCTTCGACGCATCTGCATGATGCGATGCGGGTCGGCGATATCGTCGAAGCGCGCGCGCCTGCCGGCGCCTTCACGCTTGATGCCCATGCCACCCGCCCGGCCGTGCTTTTGGGC contains:
- a CDS encoding pyridoxamine 5'-phosphate oxidase family protein, whose protein sequence is MGETLEKLETWHKGELRLQQHVGAAERMASVGQRVVRDFMPDQHREFYAQLPFIVVGSVDDRDDAWATLLEGRPGFMHSPSSTILDIGATPARQDPAAEGIATGKAVGLLGIEMHTRRRNRMNGMVSHTDGKVRLEVDQSFGNCPRYIQLRDFHFSDTLEQASAVPAETLTDLDADAHALIARADAFFVATYADRGTRRQVDVSHRGGKAGFVRIGQDGVLTIPDFDGNLFFSTLGNILLNGKAGLVFIDFATGDLLQMTGDAEVILDSPEIAAFQGAERLWTFTPRRIVRRRNALALRWAFSADGWSPSSLMTGDWDQAAERLKAASRSNDWQNLTITRIVDESAAIRSFYLKPADGTGLVPHLAGQHLPIRLHLPGMEKPILRTYTLSAAPSDGLYRISVRRDGLASTHLHDAMRVGDIVEARAPAGAFTLDAHATRPAVLLGGGVGITPLLAMLRHVVYEGLRRQRMRPVILFQAARSKQERAFDGEISELVAAGRGVIRLVRVLSDTRDAEEGHDYDAAGRIDMALLTHHLPFDDYDFYLCGPAPFTQSLYDGLRSYAVADHRIHAEAFGPSSLERRPDPGASPPARPAASTRPVPVLFTTSLKEARWTPGSGSLLELAEARGLDPAFSCRAGSCGTCRTKLLAGIVTYPTEPSASIGEDEVLLCCSVPAAREDGAENRIELAL